The following is a genomic window from Prunus persica cultivar Lovell chromosome G7, Prunus_persica_NCBIv2, whole genome shotgun sequence.
TATAGTATTCGTACCTACTAAACGTGGTTGACTAAGTCAATGTGAAGGCAAGTAAGTATAGAGTCCGAAAGGGCGGCGTAAGAAAACTGGACGGAAGCTGTCTTTATAAGGAAGGCAAGTAATTTATACACACCCTCTCAACAAAACCATGGCTGAAGTTGCATTTCCTTTGGCAGCCAAACTCATTGAAAAGCTCGGGTCCATTGCTTCTGAGCAGATCTCCTTGGCATGGAGCGTTAAAGCTGATCTGAAAAAGCTTCAGCGCACAATGTCCACCATCAAAGATGTCCTCTTGGATGCCGAACAGAAGCAAGCTCATAACCAGCAGATACGCAGTTGGCTACGACAGCTTAAAGACGTATTTCTTGATGCCGATGACTTGTTGGATGAGTTTGAGTGCGAAGCTTTGCGGAGGGAAGTGGTGGAAACATTTCATGGCACAACTGGAAAGGTACGCCGTTTCTTCTCTCGTTCTAATCCAATTGCATTCCGTTTGAGAGTAGGTCATCAAATCAAGGAGATTCGAGAGAGGTTAGATGAGCTCAAGTCCAATAAGGCTATATTTGATTCTCTCACTAGTATTGATCATCATGGAAGTGGTGGTGATCATCATGAAAGAGTGAATGTGACCCACTCCTTCGTTCGTGCTTCAAAGGTTATTGGTAGAGAGTCTgagaagaaacaaattataaatcTCTTGATGGAACAAGGTGATGATAATCAAAGTGGGAATGGGAATGTCTCTGTTATTCCTATAGTGGGGATTGGAGGTTTAGGGAAGACCACGCTTGCCAAGTTGGTGTACGATGATGAAAGGGTCTGTTTCGAAAAGAAGATGTGGGTGTCTGTTTCAGTGGACTTTGAAATTACCAGATTGATAAAGATGATTCTTAGTTCTGCATCAGATACAGAGATGAGTGATAAATTGACTCTGGATCAGTTGCAAGGAAGGCTGCGTCATGCTTTAAAGGATAAGAaatttttgcttgttttggATGATGTTTGGAATGAGGATCGTATTAAATGGAGTGAGTTGAGAGATTTATTGATAGAGGGAGCCAAGTCAGGAAGTAAGATTTTAGTGACGACAAGAAATACCTGGGTTGCGGAGATGATGGGTACCATTCCAACAAACATTAATTTACAATTTCTTTCGTTTGAGGattgtttgtctttgtttgTAGAATGTGCTTTTAAAGAGGGACGTGATAAAGACTATCCTAACCTCTTTGAAATGGGAAAGGATATTGTTAGAAAGTGCGGAGGGGTTCCATTGGCAGTGAAAACTTTAGGGAGTCAACTACACTCAAAGACTGATGAACGGGAATGGAAATTGGTGAGAGATTCTGAGATATGGAAATTAGAACGGGAAGGTGCTAGTCACATTTTACCTGCTTTGAGATTGAGTTATACCCAATTGCCTCCTCATTTGAGACTGTGTCTTGCTTATTGTTCCCATCTACCAAAGGATCAGTTTCAATTTAGTTCTTTTCATTTGATCAGATATTGGATGGCACATGGAATCCTTGATCAGTCTCGTTTTCATGGGAATATGGAGTTGGAAGACATCGGAGAGCTGTATTTTAAAGATTTATGCGCGAGATCCTTCTTTCAAAACGTTAATGATCGTAATATATATTGCAGATTTGATATGCATGATCTTATCCATGATCTTGTGCAATCAATTGCACAAGGCGAGTGTTTTACAGTGAAGTCTGCAAACACCAAAGACATATCTGAAAATGTTAGACATTTGACAGTTTTGGAAGCTGGCCATAATGTTTCAACAACCTTGCAAAAGTTGAACAAAGTGCGGACTTTAATATCTGCGCAAACAAAGATTGATGAATCCTTCATGCGCACTTGCTTTTCAGGATTCAAGTATTTGCGAGTGCTTCAGTTACCTACATGTTCATTACAAGTGTTGCCAAGTTCCATTGGTTCCTTGAAACATTTGAGATATCTGGGCATTAGTTTTAATGAAGCAATAACAAAACTCCCCAGTGCAATTTGCAAGTTGCAGAGCTTGCAAACCCTACGGTTTTTGGGATGTGACAATCTTGAAGAATTGCCCAGAGATATAAGCAAATTACTTAGCCTCACATCACTTGAATTAAccacaaaacaaacaagttttccCAAGAATGGGGTGGGATGCTTGAAATCACTTCGATTTCTTGGTATTGTCAAGTGTAGTAATTTAACATCTTTGCCGCGTGAAACGAGCTATCTTGCTTCCTTACAGACTCTGTGGATAGTAGAATGCAAACAACTAGATTTGGGGAAAGTAAATTACCAAGGACCTCAATTGAGGCTCCAAAAATTGTTTATTCGCGATGTATCACGGATGGTGGCATTGCCTGAATGGTTTCAAAAAGCGGCTAACACCCTTCAAGTCTTGGTTATTAGAATGTGTGAGAATTTGGAGGCATTACCTGACTGGTTGGAAAATTTCACATCACTCACAAAGTTGGTCATTAGTTCATGTCAGAAACTGTCGTCTCTACCAGAGGGGATACGTTCTCTTACCTCCTTACGCTTAAGAGAACTTGTGATTGAGGATTGTCCTAAATTGGAGAGGAGATGCTAGCGCGACATTGGAGAAGATTGGCCCAAGATTTCTCATGTGCCACATGTTTCCTTTCACGTCCTCGATTAATTTCTCGATATATAATAGATGCGAACAAGGTGAATCCTCTCACGTGTTTGTTATGTACTAATTTCTAGTTTCTTTCTTCAGTTGTCTcagtatttctttctttccccttgtttgtttgttgtgttgtgttttatttagtttggATTGTGTCATGCTTAGatcaatttgattttattttattcaagttGTGGGGTGGACgatcaaaaataaaagttgTGGACATGCGTGGTGTGTTGTCTTGTGACGCTTGTTAATTCCAATATTGTATACATGCAATGTGAGGAATGATTTCATCCATAACATCTTCTCAAACTACCGCAATATTATGATAATCTtcaattatttgtttgtttatttattattatgagGTGTCTCCTCAGCTACATCAAAAGTTTTGGTGGCTTTACATTCGAATATATAACTCTTGTCATCAGGCTGCGAAAACAGGAATACAATCAGGTTGGCACTGATTATTAAATCCATTAAATTTTACTCCCATGATTAAGGAATTcttaggggaaaaaaaaaaagaaaaaaaaaagggggtgGGCCTGCAGCTATTGCCGAGGAATGATGCAAGCCACAGATGTTGAGAGCCAGATCCTcatactaaaattttcatttttcattttttcttatcATTCTTTCTCATTCATCACACATACATTGCACTTTAATCCCAAAATATAGACATATGAAATGAAactaaatttatataattagagATATCTGCCAATAGCTTTGTCCCTTTTAGATCCATCACTTATTTTTGTCAACAAATTGCCCCTTTCCTACTGACCCATAGCCCAAAACCTTTATAACAAAATTCCACGTAGCCCTATCCTCAGAATTGTTCAAGCCCTATGTTTTGGGTCATACTAAAACGTACCATTGGATATTGGAATCCTTCAATCTCAATCATGAGAATATGGAGGTAGAAGATGTCGGAGAGCTATATTTTAAACAGTTATGCGAGAGATCTTTCTTTCAGAATGCATGTGATTTAAGTACGCACTTTGAATTTGAGATGCATGATCTTATTTACGATCTTGTACAATCTGTTGCACGAGGTGAGTAGTTTGAAGTGAACTCTGCAAACACCAAAGACATATATGAAAATGTTAGACATCTGAGATTCTTGGAAGTTGGCCAAATTgtttcaacaacatttcaaattttggCATACTTAATGAGAAGGCCCTGACTTGGAATTGATTGAAGGTAAATAATAACTTTGTATAACATTATAATGTTATTTATGCTCCCACATTTCTCCAAGaacataatataattattatttttgcattatcTTAGATCTTGGTCATGTCGACTCTACATCTTAAACTAGTATAAACTCTCTTTCTCAAGAaagtaatataaaattttgtaatggccaaacttaaaaaagaaaaaagaaaaaattaatgaaccttttttttggggtcctGTGCCTGTGGTGAACAAAATTGAAGTGACATGTATATGTTCCTCACACCACATAGTGTTTATAGCATTTATATGTTCCAAGTTAGTAAACATGCGCCTAAACCACAgtgaaataattgaaattaattcaTAGCATATGGGTTCACTTATCTGGAAGAAGTATTGAaataatttcagtttttagaaATTATCGAGATAAGGGACATGTTTCACCATGGTTTTCTTAGAAACAAATGTATATGCCTCaaacaattgaaatttttatctCATGTTTGTTTTCACTTGGTTCTAGTTTTAAGTGGGACTGTTAATATTGGCCCCACCAAAAATACCTCCTTAAGTGTTCTTAGTGAAAGCCCTTTGGAAATGGAGGACTAAACAGTCCCGACCCAGGCGCCATCCACAACCACCGATGACCCAAGCACCTCCAAACCCCCATCGTCACAACAATACGCAGCAACCCTAATCCACCATCGCAGCCACACGGTTCCAGTCAGTTGTTGGATTCATTTTTATACATGATTTATCATGTCATTCACCTAATATTTTGAGTTAGTTCTTGACATTTTATAGCATTTTActtcatttttgtgtttttataaattttatctTGGTTAGAATGAAATTGAGCTAAAAATGCTTTATTGGatataaattctatttttgCTCATTTTCTTAGGTTAACTTCCTGGCTATGGATCACCATACTCCGTTGTCCGGATGCGGTGAAGTTCTTCACAAAACTTGTTTCAATGGGTGTCGACAataacatatctgaaattgAGCGCCATTGAACAAGTATAGCCTATCCAACCGATCCAGCATTGACCCTAACTCTGGAATTGTGGTTTGGACCACATTTACCTCAATTGGATGTCACCCCTACCACACCACTTGGTAACAATGTTTCACTTAGATAAGCTGAAATCTCTCTCAATATATTGAAAGTCAAAGAAATGATGAAAGTGAAGACAGGTGGAGAGAAAAGACAAAGAACTTCGGGTGAAAGGTGAAGCATCCTATAAAGTAATAAGTAGGAAGAGGTATCTAAGGGGCAGCAGCTAAGGAAGCTGGGTGACTTCTCTGCACTTtgcaatttcagatttttagaGAAGGAGGGGAGAATGGCATAACAATTGGAGAGAACCTTGGGGAGCCTTGAGGCAAGGATTCAAGGGGTTGAAGATGCAAttctctttctcctccttGTTCTTagtttctttcatttcatttccttcttgtattttcttcgtttCAATGtaacttattatttttcctaGGGCTTAGATTGAAGCCCTAAACATGATCACacttttgttttgatgcttTGAGTTTATGGATTTTTAGATGTTGTTGATGAATTCCTTTTCAGTAATTGAATCATATGCTATGTGTTTGCTTCCTGTGATTGATCACCTTATGTTGTATGTATCTAGCTAAAGTTGAGAAGTTGTGTAAGATACCCAAGAACATAATTTCTAATTAGCAACAAATAATTGAATCCTTTCTAAGAGTGAGCATCATGTGAATTGGTTTCTTGACAACAATTGATGAATTCCTCTTtactaaaataatttatccttgatgtatgtttttctttgattgatCACGTTTGAAAGCATGCTTCTTGAGGTTGTGGGGATTATATGTACCCTCATGTTTTCCTAAGCAACAAATGGATGAAGTAAGAATCATCCATGTGAATTAGTTTCTTGAATGCCTAATGTAAACACCATACTATTAAGGTTCTTGTGATGTTCATATTCTCTTCAAACTTTATGAGTTTTTCATATGATTAAATCGAAGCACTAAGCTCACCTagattgattttatgggaCGCACGAGTATTGTAGCACTAGACCCACACTTCACTTATACTAGAGAGAATCATGCATATCTTGAGCCACTAGCCCCGAACTTGAATGCGAATATCTTCATCAATGTGTCTATAGTTTATGTTCTTTGAGTATTGAGTATTGATTGCGAACATCTTTATCAATGTGTCTAGAGTTCATTTCATATGAGTATTCAATAACATGAGTAAAAGTGTAGGGATGACTTCCAAGTGTTCTACTTTTAGTTGTCCTAGATTACATTTGAGTTGTATGAcattgtaattttgtttttctttctttttcgtttCTTATTTTCACTAGGAAAATCAAATGGAATTAGGCAATCCAATCCCCATGGGATTGACCTCTCACTTACATAAGCTTTATTGCCAacggttcgtgcacttgcgagtATAATGTGTGTTTGAAATAATCTCTGTTTTGTGGTTTTCTAAAACATGACAACACCAGTTTCGACGAGCACCATAAGATTTGACTTCCATTCAAAACTCAGTGACAGGACCTGCCCCAAATTCCCTgaaacccgagacgaatcctgtgaaaatttcaacatcaCCTCGATGctgggcccacttactaaagaccgagactttctaccaaaattttggcagagtctcccctataatttgaACAAtcctaaaaatttcaatatgcataaaacacatttaatatccacaactggcagcatgcacaatgtatcaacatgcaattcacataaacggcctCTGGCCTTCAAATAATCCAAAGCAAATCACCAATAAAGCCAATAAGTCAAACAATTACCTTAAGCAagacaaataataaatttaaccATAAATTTGAATGCCTAAATGCACTTTACATCATCTAACTTTACCAACTATCCCACATGCGAGGTTTTGACCTCTTAATACAACAACAAGTAGCTTAAGGCCTTAGCCCAAATTGTACATCAATCCTAAAAGGGTCTTTTATACCCGTCTTGACCAGAACACATTTACACGATCCTTCCTCAGCCAAACGGG
Proteins encoded in this region:
- the LOC18770025 gene encoding putative disease resistance protein RGA1, giving the protein MAEVAFPLAAKLIEKLGSIASEQISLAWSVKADLKKLQRTMSTIKDVLLDAEQKQAHNQQIRSWLRQLKDVFLDADDLLDEFECEALRREVVETFHGTTGKVRRFFSRSNPIAFRLRVGHQIKEIRERLDELKSNKAIFDSLTSIDHHGSGGDHHERVNVTHSFVRASKVIGRESEKKQIINLLMEQGDDNQSGNGNVSVIPIVGIGGLGKTTLAKLVYDDERVCFEKKMWVSVSVDFEITRLIKMILSSASDTEMSDKLTLDQLQGRLRHALKDKKFLLVLDDVWNEDRIKWSELRDLLIEGAKSGSKILVTTRNTWVAEMMGTIPTNINLQFLSFEDCLSLFVECAFKEGRDKDYPNLFEMGKDIVRKCGGVPLAVKTLGSQLHSKTDEREWKLVRDSEIWKLEREGASHILPALRLSYTQLPPHLRLCLAYCSHLPKDQFQFSSFHLIRYWMAHGILDQSRFHGNMELEDIGELYFKDLCARSFFQNVNDRNIYCRFDMHDLIHDLVQSIAQGECFTVKSANTKDISENVRHLTVLEAGHNVSTTLQKLNKVRTLISAQTKIDESFMRTCFSGFKYLRVLQLPTCSLQVLPSSIGSLKHLRYLGISFNEAITKLPSAICKLQSLQTLRFLGCDNLEELPRDISKLLSLTSLELTTKQTSFPKNGVGCLKSLRFLGIVKCSNLTSLPRETSYLASLQTLWIVECKQLDLGKVNYQGPQLRLQKLFIRDVSRMVALPEWFQKAANTLQVLVIRMCENLEALPDWLENFTSLTKLVISSCQKLSSLPEGIRSLTSLRLRELVIEDCPKLERRC